The Rhododendron vialii isolate Sample 1 chromosome 5a, ASM3025357v1 genome contains a region encoding:
- the LOC131327752 gene encoding LOW QUALITY PROTEIN: cadmium/zinc-transporting ATPase HMA2-like (The sequence of the model RefSeq protein was modified relative to this genomic sequence to represent the inferred CDS: inserted 1 base in 1 codon; deleted 2 bases in 2 codons): MAKLVEEAQNNKTKAHKQMCPAVVIISVGLAVAPFVLKLDNKRHWLHLALVVLVSAYPCALILSTPVTTFCALSKAATSGLLIKGGEYLETLSKIKILAFDKTGTITRGEYVVTDFXSVSNEVTLNTLLYWVSSIESKSSHPMVAAFIDYAQTLSIEVKPERVEEFENFQGEGVHGKIDEKDVHVGNQKIVLRARCATAPSIGHCGEGKSVGYIFLGAAPAGIFSLSGSCRTGVREAFNKLKSMNIKTVMLTGDSHEAAIEAQKQLAGALGVVHDGLLPKDKAQIISNF, translated from the exons ATGGCAAAGCTCGTAGAAGAAGCtcaaaacaacaaaaccaaagctCATAAACAAATGTGCCCAG CTGTCGTTATTATATCAGTTGGTCTGGCGGTAGCTCCATTTGTTCTAAAG CTTGACAATAAAAGGCATTGGCTTCACTTGGCGTTGGTGGTTCTGGTAAGTGCCTATCCATGTGCACTTATCCTCTCCACACCAGTAACCACT TTCTGCGCACTTTCAAAGGCAGCAACCTCTGGGCTTTTAATCAAAGGGGGAGAGTATCTTGAAACTCTCTCTAAGATAAAGATCTTGGCTTTCGACAAAACTGGTACAATTACAAGAGGAGAATATGTGGTCACAGATT ATTCGGTGTCCAACGAAGTTACACTGAACACACTGCTTTACTG GGTTTCAAGCATCGAGAGCAAATCAAGTCATCCAATGGTGGCTGCATTTATTGACTATGCACAGACGCTTTCCATCGAGGTGAAACCTGAAAGAGTGgaagaatttgaaaattttcaaggagAAGGGGTTCATGGGAAAATTGATGAGAAGGATGTCCATGTtggaaaccaaaaaattgtatTGAGAGCCAGGTGTGCGACAG CTCCAAGCATAGGTCACTGTGGTGAAGGAAAGTCCGTTGGTTACATATTCTTGGGAGCGGCTCCAGCTGGAATTTTTAGCCTCTCTGGTAGTTGTCGAACTGGTGTAAGAGAAGCGTTCAACAAGCTGAAGTCAATGAACATCAAAACTGTTATGCTGACAGGAGATAGCCACGAGGCAGCCATAGAAGCACAAAAACAG ctagCGGGTGCTCTGGGCGTAGTGCATGACGGTCTACTTCCCAAAGACAAGGCACAAATCATATCTAACTTTTAG
- the LOC131325611 gene encoding uncharacterized protein LOC131325611, whose amino-acid sequence MRYGVHNMSKSDKQWVKPGDLAKQKQNGYKRKRNNKVKENENEHERMRNNKVKENEKRVQAMGFKHIPASLSGFVHYVPMKRNDKLIRAEADGDSSPGNEDGSDYDSDQSDDSFQQEVVRMQVVPQMRPGTSHLQQAPTRNQHDVSPIRERVTRSTPHPDVGTQPPQPLDAEQEIQAAPFVAPVGSI is encoded by the exons TGCATAACATGTCCAAAAGCGATAAACAATGGGTGAAACCAGGCGACCTCGCAAAACAGAAGCAAAATGGTTACAAGAGGAAGAGAAACAACAAAGTCAAGGAGAATGAAAACGAACATGAGAGGATGAGAAACAACAAAGTCAAAGAGAATGAAAAGAGGGTGCAAGCCATGGGGTTCAAGCATATACCAGCTTCTTTAAGTGGTTTCGTTCATTACGTACCTATGAAGAGGAATGACAAACTAATCAGGGCTGAGGCAGATGGTGACAGCTCACCTGGTAATGAGGATGGTAGTGATTACGACTCTGATCAGTCTGATGACTCTTTTCAGCAAGAG GTTGTAAGGATGCAAGTGGTACCTCAAATGCGCCCTGGAACATCACATCTTCAACAAGCACCTACCAGAAACCAACATGATGTGAGCCCCATCCGTGAGAGGGTGACCCGATCGACCCCACATCCAGATGTGGGTACCCAACCTCCACAACCTCTTGATGCTGAGCAGGAGATTCAGGCAGCCCCCTTTGTAGCACCTGTCG GATCGATTTAA